A genomic region of Serratia fonticola contains the following coding sequences:
- a CDS encoding LysR family transcriptional regulator, protein MTTDLNDLFFFASVVDHQGFAPAGRALGIPKSKLSRRVAQLEERLGVRLIQRSTRRFSVTELGQSYYVHCKAMLVEAEAAQQAIEQTRAEPCGTVRLSCPVALLHTRIGSMVARFMADYPQVTVHLEATNRRVDVVGEGLDLAIRVRPPPLEDSDLVLKTLAHRRWCIAGSPALVRTLGPVNTPEALKNYPTLDLGPARTQHQWQLSGPQEEKFQWEHQPRLVTDDMLMLRTAAIAGAGIVQLPAMMMRDEILRGDLVQLLPGWQPQGGVIHIVYPSRRGMLPAVRLLIDFLAQQFAALEEA, encoded by the coding sequence ATGACGACAGACCTGAACGATCTGTTTTTCTTCGCCAGCGTGGTGGATCATCAAGGCTTTGCCCCCGCCGGGCGCGCACTCGGTATCCCCAAGTCCAAACTCAGCCGCCGGGTAGCGCAGTTGGAGGAAAGGCTTGGCGTGCGCCTGATCCAACGTTCAACGCGACGTTTCTCAGTGACCGAATTGGGACAAAGTTATTACGTTCACTGCAAGGCCATGCTGGTTGAAGCTGAAGCAGCGCAACAGGCGATCGAGCAGACGCGCGCGGAACCTTGTGGAACAGTGCGCTTATCTTGCCCGGTCGCTCTGCTGCATACGCGCATCGGCAGTATGGTGGCAAGGTTTATGGCAGACTACCCCCAGGTGACGGTACATCTGGAAGCCACCAATCGTCGGGTCGATGTCGTGGGTGAAGGCTTGGATCTGGCTATTCGCGTCAGACCACCTCCGCTGGAAGACAGCGATCTGGTGTTGAAAACCCTGGCGCATCGCCGCTGGTGTATCGCTGGCAGCCCGGCGCTGGTGCGAACCCTTGGCCCTGTCAACACCCCTGAAGCGTTGAAGAACTATCCAACGCTCGATCTCGGTCCGGCCAGAACTCAACATCAATGGCAACTCAGCGGGCCGCAGGAAGAAAAATTCCAGTGGGAGCACCAGCCCAGGCTCGTCACCGACGATATGCTGATGCTACGAACGGCAGCGATTGCCGGTGCGGGCATCGTTCAGCTCCCTGCCATGATGATGCGCGACGAAATTTTACGGGGTGATCTGGTGCAACTGCTGCCCGGCTGGCAGCCTCAGGGGGGCGTGATCCATATTGTCTATCCCTCACGCCGCGGCATGCTGCCAGCAGTGCGATTACTGATAGACTTTCTGGCACAGCAATTTGCTGCCCTGGAAGAGGCGTAA
- a CDS encoding VOC family protein encodes MKIAHVALWTADVDALVGFWQRYFNGVAGEEYVSKNRPGFVSRFVRLACGPTLEIMSVPGLLPASKGEERIGWAHIALSVGSEALVDELAQRAQQEGILHGAPRWTGDGFYEAIIRDPDGNLIEITA; translated from the coding sequence ATGAAAATAGCCCATGTTGCTTTATGGACCGCGGATGTTGATGCGCTGGTGGGGTTCTGGCAGCGCTACTTCAATGGCGTGGCAGGAGAAGAGTATGTGAGCAAAAACCGCCCTGGGTTTGTTTCCCGTTTTGTTCGGTTGGCTTGTGGCCCAACGCTGGAGATCATGTCGGTTCCTGGCTTGTTGCCAGCTAGCAAAGGTGAAGAACGCATTGGCTGGGCACACATTGCGCTTTCAGTGGGCAGTGAGGCATTAGTGGATGAGCTGGCGCAGCGAGCACAACAAGAAGGCATTCTGCATGGGGCACCACGCTGGACCGGAGACGGCTTCTATGAAGCCATCATTCGCGATCCTGACGGCAACCTCATCGAAATTACCGCCTGA
- a CDS encoding DeoR/GlpR family DNA-binding transcription regulator, translating to MSKLLPNERHQAILATLQQQGRVLAIEMAAQLNTTEATIRRDLRQLAAQNLCKRIYGGALAPTPATGYIAERLSLSGDEKLQLAQAALALIRAGQVIFLDAGSTHLYLADLLPRDQQLTVVTNALSIASRLLERPGIRTILIGGEIDAQVGGCVDAKALAEIGSFQFDIAFTGVCAYDPSGGFSALRYQEAQFKKQVLARTGNVAVLCTRDKFNTYAPYMLLPASQVDYLVIARGGHPQLEQQVTLSGGQVLYIPADNGER from the coding sequence ATGTCAAAATTGCTGCCTAACGAACGCCATCAGGCCATTCTTGCCACTTTGCAACAGCAGGGGCGGGTATTGGCAATAGAAATGGCGGCGCAGTTAAACACCACGGAGGCCACCATACGTCGCGATTTGCGCCAATTGGCGGCGCAAAATCTGTGCAAACGAATTTATGGTGGAGCTTTAGCCCCGACGCCTGCGACGGGCTACATTGCCGAACGGCTTTCTCTCAGCGGCGATGAAAAACTGCAATTGGCGCAGGCCGCTTTAGCGTTAATTCGGGCCGGGCAGGTGATTTTTCTCGATGCGGGCAGTACTCACCTGTATCTGGCCGATCTGTTGCCGCGTGACCAGCAACTCACTGTAGTGACCAATGCGCTGAGCATAGCCAGCCGATTGCTTGAACGGCCAGGGATTCGCACCATTCTGATCGGTGGGGAAATTGATGCGCAAGTGGGGGGCTGTGTTGACGCTAAAGCGTTGGCCGAGATCGGTTCGTTTCAGTTCGACATCGCTTTTACCGGCGTCTGTGCCTATGACCCCAGCGGGGGATTTTCAGCCCTGCGCTATCAGGAGGCACAGTTTAAAAAGCAGGTGCTGGCACGCACTGGCAACGTAGCGGTGTTGTGTACCCGCGACAAATTCAATACCTACGCCCCTTATATGCTGCTGCCCGCCAGCCAGGTCGACTATCTGGTGATTGCCCGCGGCGGTCATCCGCAACTTGAGCAGCAGGTTACCCTCAGCGGTGGCCAAGTGCTCTATATTCCGGCAGACAACGGAGAACGATGA
- a CDS encoding DUF333 domain-containing protein, with protein sequence MKKMLCLLASVALLQGCAVKTNNEAPPPPQVNKNIGMANPADVYCTKMGGTLNARQNAQGQYSTCTLPNGEEIDSWALFRRDHPVTK encoded by the coding sequence ATGAAAAAGATGCTTTGCCTTTTGGCCAGTGTTGCGCTGTTGCAGGGGTGTGCGGTGAAAACCAATAACGAGGCCCCACCGCCGCCGCAAGTGAATAAAAATATTGGCATGGCTAATCCGGCAGACGTGTATTGCACCAAAATGGGGGGCACGTTGAACGCCAGGCAAAATGCTCAGGGGCAATATTCTACCTGTACCTTGCCCAATGGGGAGGAAATAGACAGTTGGGCATTGTTCCGCCGCGATCATCCGGTGACGAAATAA
- a CDS encoding DUF2501 domain-containing protein, whose amino-acid sequence MSTKHRLLLALTMTTVMAAGSVQATGLMDSLNSAASELSKSSGTSGSGSGGMSLSSLSGLLNGGDKALSSDSMTNAAGILQYCVKNNLISGNGTEAVKDQLLGKLGITSSANAKSEDYQQGLGGLLNTGEGKTLDLNSLGTSQITEKVKHKACDLVLKQGKSFIS is encoded by the coding sequence ATGAGCACCAAACATCGCTTATTGCTGGCGCTGACCATGACCACGGTGATGGCAGCAGGTAGCGTTCAGGCTACCGGATTGATGGATTCTCTCAACAGTGCGGCCAGCGAGCTGAGCAAATCAAGTGGCACCAGTGGTAGCGGCAGCGGTGGTATGTCACTGTCTTCACTGAGCGGGTTGCTTAACGGTGGCGATAAGGCCTTGAGTTCCGATAGCATGACTAACGCAGCAGGGATCCTGCAGTACTGTGTGAAAAATAATCTTATTTCCGGAAATGGGACCGAAGCGGTGAAAGACCAGTTGCTGGGCAAATTGGGTATCACCAGCAGCGCGAACGCCAAAAGCGAAGATTATCAGCAAGGCCTGGGGGGCCTGTTGAATACGGGCGAGGGGAAAACATTGGATTTGAACAGCCTGGGCACGTCGCAAATTACCGAAAAGGTGAAGCATAAAGCCTGTGATTTGGTTCTTAAACAGGGCAAATCCTTTATTTCCTGA
- the pagP gene encoding lipid IV(A) palmitoyltransferase PagP: protein MVSKRTFLACSLALIFPALPSHAEVGTENSNVTAAQESGWWGRFTHNVAETWNHSPNKELYLPAITWHNRWTYDREKTDDYNERPWGAGYGISRFDEDGDWHAIYAMAFKDSFNKWEPIGGYAYEKIWRPIDGEDFRLGLGFTASVTARDNWKYIPIPAPLPLASIGYQRLTFQATYIPGTYNNGNVFFAWLRWQF from the coding sequence ATGGTTTCTAAAAGGACTTTTCTGGCTTGCTCATTGGCACTGATATTCCCTGCACTGCCTTCTCATGCTGAGGTTGGTACAGAAAATAGCAATGTCACGGCTGCTCAGGAATCTGGCTGGTGGGGGCGTTTTACCCACAACGTGGCGGAAACCTGGAATCATTCGCCGAATAAAGAGCTCTATCTGCCCGCAATTACCTGGCACAACCGTTGGACTTACGATCGGGAAAAGACAGACGACTATAATGAGCGTCCTTGGGGGGCGGGCTACGGGATCTCCCGGTTTGATGAAGACGGTGACTGGCATGCCATCTACGCGATGGCGTTTAAGGATTCGTTCAACAAGTGGGAACCGATTGGTGGCTATGCTTATGAGAAGATCTGGCGTCCGATCGACGGCGAGGATTTCCGCCTGGGCCTGGGCTTTACCGCCAGCGTGACCGCCCGTGACAATTGGAAATATATCCCAATCCCCGCGCCGCTACCGCTGGCTTCTATCGGTTATCAGCGGCTTACCTTCCAGGCAACCTATATTCCGGGCACCTATAATAACGGTAACGTGTTTTTTGCCTGGCTTCGCTGGCAGTTCTGA
- a CDS encoding DUF554 domain-containing protein: MVIGPFINGAAILVGGIAGAMLSNRLPERVRLALPMTFGITSMGMGAVLIVKVAHMPVMVLALVLGALIGELCYIERGIGKIGGWARNLIERRTLPKGSTRENQKEFLEAFVAIIVLFCASGTGIFGSMHEGMTGDASVLIAKSFLDFFTAIIFAATLGLAVALIAIPQLAIQLLLAFGAVFILPLTTAAMQADFSAVGGLMMLATGLRICGIKLFPVANMLPALVLAMPISALWVTFF; this comes from the coding sequence ATGGTTATCGGTCCATTTATCAATGGTGCCGCAATTCTGGTCGGGGGTATTGCTGGCGCAATGCTGAGCAACCGGCTGCCGGAGCGCGTTCGCCTGGCATTGCCAATGACCTTTGGCATTACGTCGATGGGGATGGGAGCGGTGCTTATCGTTAAGGTGGCACACATGCCCGTGATGGTGCTGGCGCTGGTTCTTGGGGCGTTGATCGGCGAGCTTTGTTATATCGAACGGGGTATCGGCAAGATAGGGGGTTGGGCCCGCAACCTGATAGAACGCAGAACCTTGCCCAAAGGCAGCACCAGAGAAAACCAGAAAGAGTTTCTGGAAGCGTTTGTCGCCATTATCGTGCTATTTTGCGCCAGTGGTACCGGCATCTTCGGCTCAATGCATGAAGGAATGACCGGTGATGCCAGCGTACTGATCGCCAAATCCTTCCTGGATTTCTTCACCGCCATTATTTTTGCTGCCACTCTTGGACTGGCCGTAGCGCTGATAGCCATTCCTCAACTGGCTATCCAACTGCTTCTGGCATTTGGGGCCGTATTTATCCTGCCCTTGACGACAGCGGCAATGCAGGCAGATTTCTCCGCCGTGGGCGGCTTGATGATGTTGGCAACCGGCTTGCGTATCTGTGGCATCAAACTGTTCCCGGTGGCCAACATGCTGCCAGCCTTGGTTCTGGCAATGCCGATCTCGGCGTTGTGGGTCACTTTTTTCTGA